A genomic stretch from Methanosarcinales archaeon includes:
- a CDS encoding nucleotidyltransferase domain-containing protein produces MPKIHIIKNITIFLFGSRARGDFNRHSDFDIGILPKQGYDRKKLVYLKDKLENLNIPYKVDVIDMSTVSDVFRKKALKEGEIWKN; encoded by the coding sequence ATTCCCAAAATACATATCATTAAGAATATAACCATTTTTCTTTTCGGCTCAAGGGCCAGGGGAGATTTCAACAGACATTCGGATTTCGATATTGGGATTCTGCCCAAACAGGGATATGATCGAAAAAAACTGGTCTATCTAAAAGATAAACTGGAAAATCTAAATATACCATATAAAGTTGATGTGATAGACATGTCCACTGTATCAGATGTTTTCAGGAAAAAAGCACTGAAGGAGGGAGAGATATGGAAAAACTAA
- a CDS encoding nucleotidyltransferase substrate binding protein, translated as MILLDAAIQRFEYSFEVFWKFTKEYLRVKEGIVCNSPKSCFKESFKVNLITEEETVLALEMTDDRNMTAHTYHEEVAEEIYGRIKGYYSLMDNVSKKLFELT; from the coding sequence ATGATACTACTGGATGCGGCAATTCAAAGATTTGAATACAGTTTCGAGGTTTTCTGGAAGTTCACAAAGGAGTATCTCAGGGTCAAAGAAGGAATTGTCTGCAATTCTCCAAAATCATGCTTCAAAGAATCCTTTAAGGTTAACTTGATCACAGAAGAGGAAACCGTGCTTGCCCTCGAAATGACAGATGATAGGAATATGACAGCTCATACCTATCACGAGGAAGTAGCGGAAGAGATATATGGCCGTATCAAGGGATATTATTCACTAATGGATAATGTCAGTAAGAAATTATTCGAGCTAACTTAA